The Rubricoccus marinus nucleotide sequence CGGGGTGAGCGCTGCGGCGCGCGACCGGAGTCGGCTGGACAGCCTGCTCGCGCCGTACGGGCCGTTGGGGGCGTCGCGGCGGACGGTACCCATGACGGAGGCCGAGGCGTGGGCCGATTCCGTCCTCGCGGGGCTCACGCTGGACGAGAAGCTGGGCCAGATGCTCATCGTGGACCTCAACCCGCGGTTCTTGACCGGCGCCAGAAGCCTGGAGCAGGTCGCGCGCGAGTGGAAGGTGGGCGGCTTCCACGTGCCGCGCCGGATGGTGCCGCGCGAGATCCTGCGCACCACGAACCGGCTGCAAGAGGCCTCTGGCGTCCCGCTGTTCTTTACCGCCGACTACGAGTGGGGCCCCGGGCAACCCGGCACGCCGCTGACCGAACTCCCAGCCGCGATGGCGTTCGGCGCCGCGAACGACCCGCTGCTGGTAGAGGCCGCGGGCGCCGTGAGCGCCATCGAGGCGCGTGCGCTGGGCGTCAACGTGCTGTTCGCGCCCGTGGCGGATGTCAACAACAACCCGCGCAACCCGATCATCAACACGCGCTCGTTCGGCGACGATCCGCGAGCGGTGGGACGCATGGCGGCGGCGTACGTGCGCGGCGCGCAGAGCCACGGCGTGCTCGCTACGCTTAAACACTTCCCCGGCCACGGCAACACGGGCACGGACACCCACCTCGCCTTCGACGCGGTCCCGGGCGATTGGGGCAGCCTCGCTCTTACCGAACTCGGCCCGTACCGCGAGGCCCTTGCGGAAAAGCCGGGCTTCGTCATGAGCGCGCACCTCTGGATGCGCGCGCTGGACGCCGAGGCCACGCCCGCCACGTTTAGCCGCGCCGCGCTCCACAGCCTCTTGCGCGACAGCCTCGGCTACGAGGGGATCGTCACGACTGACGCCATCCACATGGGAGCGCTCACCTCGCGCTACACCTTCGAGGAGCGCATCCTGCGCCCCATCCACGCCGGCGCCGACGTGATCCTCAATACCTACGATCCGAAGCGCGCACTCGCCGTCCTCCGCGAGGCCGTCGCCAGAGGCGAACTGGACGAGGCGCGCATCGACGCCTCCGTGCGCCGGCTGCTCACCCAGAAGGCGCGGCTCGGGCTGCACCGCCAGAGGCAGGAGCCGCCGGGGCGCCTGAGCACGCTTCTGGCGCGAAGCAGAGGCGAGCGCGTGGCGGAGGCTGTGGCGCGAACGTCGGTCACGCTCGTCGAGCCCGGCCCGCTGCCTCTGGCGCCGGGTGCGCGCGTGGCCGTCGTCCAGCTCGCCAACTTCGACGCGCGCCGCGCCACCTCCCGGTTGGAAGAAGACCTCCGCCTCGCGGGCGTCGACGTGCTGCCTCTGGC carries:
- a CDS encoding glycoside hydrolase family 3 protein, with translation MRRSPLFYVSLALALVATAPLAGCRIERGDAVAAGAAPEATAGVSAAARDRSRLDSLLAPYGPLGASRRTVPMTEAEAWADSVLAGLTLDEKLGQMLIVDLNPRFLTGARSLEQVAREWKVGGFHVPRRMVPREILRTTNRLQEASGVPLFFTADYEWGPGQPGTPLTELPAAMAFGAANDPLLVEAAGAVSAIEARALGVNVLFAPVADVNNNPRNPIINTRSFGDDPRAVGRMAAAYVRGAQSHGVLATLKHFPGHGNTGTDTHLAFDAVPGDWGSLALTELGPYREALAEKPGFVMSAHLWMRALDAEATPATFSRAALHSLLRDSLGYEGIVTTDAIHMGALTSRYTFEERILRPIHAGADVILNTYDPKRALAVLREAVARGELDEARIDASVRRLLTQKARLGLHRQRQEPPGRLSTLLARSRGERVAEAVARTSVTLVEPGPLPLAPGARVAVVQLANFDARRATSRLEEDLRLAGVDVLPLAPEARSVDEVRRADALVIGVHLQVVPGQQPSLTPEQFLAIDAILSSGTPAVVVLFGNPYAALELNVSTGLIVAYDGIPTTASAVADVLLGRAPSPGRLPVALPGRYARGRSLVAPVARVR